One window from the genome of Schistocerca piceifrons isolate TAMUIC-IGC-003096 chromosome 8, iqSchPice1.1, whole genome shotgun sequence encodes:
- the LOC124712510 gene encoding uncharacterized protein LOC124712510, with translation MSSALRQRNTVPQFPGYPTIFCQIFAEGESYQSDGRYHFNLPGIADNPLKCAFRVYSELPLPGTHTGEQLYRCLISGLPTREDGTSPHVVCSRQATSNGTAHFELLLLNDVTYYCSYPDDASRYPPQPENTPQD, from the exons ATGTCTTCAGCATTACGACAGAGGAATACTGTACCTCAGTTTCCAGGATACCCGACCATCTTTTGCCAAAtttttgctgaaggagagagttACCAATCTGACGGGCGTTATCATTTTAACCTGCCGGGTATCGCCGATAACCCACTCAAATGCGCGTTCCGTGTGTATTCAGAATTGCCTCTACCGGGCACGCACACAGGGGAACAGCTGTACCGCTGTCTGATTAGCGGACTCCCCACTCGGGAGGATGGCACGAGCCCGCATGTCGTATGCTCCCGCCAAGCTACGTCTAATGGAACGGCGCACTTTGAgctgctgttgctgaatgacgtCACTTACTACTGCAGTTACCCCGACGATGCTTCTCGCTATCCG CCCCAGCCAGAAAATACGCCACAAGACTGA